Genomic DNA from Oreochromis aureus strain Israel breed Guangdong linkage group 2, ZZ_aureus, whole genome shotgun sequence:
AGACATACATTTTCCCCAATGGGCTCATTGTGCATCACAAGAATTCAAGTCCAAATGTGGACCAGACAACCGTAATTTCcttcttcatttttaaaaagggaagTGAAACCTCCAGTATTTGATAAAACAGTACGTGTGGTGAGGGAGAAGCTCATTACATCCTCACTTGAGGACATTGTTAACAATAGCCTACACATGTGTggtctgttttgcttttgcctctGGATCCTGATCCGAGGTAAGTCGATATTTGGTGCTTTTATTGTTTCAGACTATATGTAGCGTGCTTGTTGGTGTaggagtgtgtgtgggtgcagtAGTGGGCTTCAAATCAGGGTTACAAATGTAATCTGTATCATCTATTGCTGTTCCTTCACAGTGTCCTTCAGCACCAGAGTCACTGGCCTCATTGGGCACAATGTCACTTTGACATGTAGGTATGATGCCAAAACCTATGGAGTCCTGAGTTTTTGTTGGGGCAAAGACAGGGTGCCCACATCCAAATGCTCCAACACCATCCTCTCCTCCACCGGTGAGGCTGTGTTTTACAGAGGGTCCTCCAGGTACCAGCTTTTGGGCCGAGTGACAAATGGAGATCTGTCGCTGACCATCCTCAATGCTCAGAGGGAAGATGCTGGGGTGTATGGCTGCAGGGTTGAGATTCCTGGGTGGTTTAATGACCACAAGGTCAACATTGAACTGATCATAGAAGAAGGTAACACTCATGAAAAACTTTAGTGTCAATCACAAAATCATTGATGCTTTTTAGTTGAAAAAATtgggctgttttgtttttcataggTGCGTTGGAACAACCTGTTACACAGAGCTACACAATAACTACTGCTGGAACAACAGGTGAGCAAACACCTACAAATAAATACGTTTAATTTTTAGCATAAACTGTATCTTATGGATTATACCAACTGACTATTTCAGGTGCTACAGAAATACTGACAGTGTCGGCATCTGAAAGCGTGGAAGTTGGTCACCAACAAATGGACGCAGTTCAAAGTGAAACAGATCAGGTATTTGACTTTTTACTTAAATCAGGAGAAAGTTGTGTGTTATAATACATCAATTCCTATTTGTATAGCACacttacaaagtgcttcacaatttTACTAAAatcacacattaaaaataagCATATATGTTCCAGTGTACATAGACAGAGTCGACATATGATCTTACAGTTATTCCTACATCCACACATCAGATGTAAACAATAGCCAAATACAATAGGAGATAGTGTAAAGAAAAACAGTCGTTTGAAGCAAAGCACAGATTGATCTCATGAGCTGACGAAGGCTGTTCTAATGTTTTTGGCACCACAACACCTAAATTGTGATCACCTGTGGAGTTAAAATAAAAGCGTGAAAGAGTTCAGCGATCAGATGGTCGGAATGGCCGACTGACGTTATAAGGTCGCAGTAACTCTGCTATAGACGCAGGAGTCTGTTCATGTGGAGGTTTATGTATTAGTAATAAAGGCTTAAAATAGAGTCTGGTTTTCAGTGTAAGACAGTAAAGAGAAGTAAGAACAGAGTTGGTGGGTgatgtttaaaaatattcacAGCACAAAGTTAACTCAGATAATGAAATGTTTTAAAGCACGATATGACTCATGGTGAACAGGAAACCTCTGGCGTTTATTTTCCTTTAGATTTTTCTTCTAGCAGTTAGAGAAGAAATGACACTAACTTgtagttttgtctttttatttacttatttattacaATATTTAGGACATTTGGATTTCCTCAGATTAACATTTTGTCTCAAGATTGATGTGAGACAATTAATTCAAAAAATGAGTGTAAAAAAATTCTGATTATTTAAGATTATTTATgtaacatatttaaaattatatgGCCATTATAATTGACCCAGTCCCTCATGTTAAGGTTTATTTTTCATCGCAGGTGAATTTCTTCTCGAACATTGGGAACATTGGCAGGATGGCAGGTCTTTTATTGCTCACCATAATCATAATCCTCTGCTTTATTTTCCGTAAGTATGGAATGGATTATCGTTTGTGAGTCATCTCCCATTCCTGAttaatttaacattaaaagTGGGCATCTATCAAACAGCTGAAGTCACAGAGCGGGCTTTCCTTCTTACTGAGTATCTTCATATTTGCATTTCTTCAACCTAGGAAGGATGTTCCTGATGAAGGAGGCACTAAAACATCACAACTCCATAACTGCTGAGAATGTTTATGAGAGCATCGCGATGACATAATGCTGTTGATCAAAAATAAGACACCAGATTTCTACAGTATAAGGAACTTCTGGCTGCAGAAGTGGATGCCTGACGTATGTCTAACCTTCCCATTTCTGGAGCCTCTGCTTAACTAGTTTCCAGTTAAGCAGGTAACAGGAGTCACTACAAAGATCTCACAGAGAAGGGTGCATTTGTTTCACAAATTGCAAAAAGAACCTAAAGATTAATTAATGTTTGCATTTACACTTTCTTACTACCCAGAAGAGTTTTGGATTGTCTGTACTTGCAGACACAATGCCACCTACTGGCCCTACTGAGCAATAACAagcaaatgtgaaaaacaagTTTGTTAGGTATAACAGCAATATTATCTGAGTATACACCTCTCAgctataatttaaaaaacttttGCATGACATGGCTCAAATGAACTGTGACACAGGTGTTTAGTGATATGAAAAATATGTACTGTACTATATGTTATATAAGCTTTTTAACCACTGAATAATGTAAAAATGGAAGATGATTTGAGAAAGAACCTTTACATGCCAAGACTAATTGtttatggtttatttatttctctctaAGTCGTGTCTCTGAGTCATTTAAAAAGTCTTGTGTATGCTCTGTTACACTGTATTAGCAAACTGAATAAATGTAATTACCTCTACCTCATTATAAATCTCCTTTAAATGCTTTTCTCTGGAAGCCAAAAGTTATTAAACACAAACCTGAATAATGTTTTTCCTTGTTTAGTTCTTAGCAACACGCGTGGGACTGaaaaatatttatacattttgccAACCAGTAAAGACCAGTACAGGACTCAAATGCACCACACAGAGCCAGGAGGCTTTAACTTAAAAAACCCAGTGTTTACTGGACAAATCCATACACATGACATCAATCAAAACAAGtacaaaaatgctttaaaacgtCTTTAAAGTAGAACAAATAATAGAACATATAGATTTAATACAGGTGACCTCACACACAGGGGGTAAAGTGGGATTTGGCAGCGTGGACCTTAAGCTTGTGGGTGGCTGAACAGCattgtttatgttgtttatgACAAACAATGATAGCTGTCAAAGTTTGTTGCCCGTCCAGTTCCGAACTTTGAATACCATAAAATTATTATAATGTAATTTGTTTTGCACGCTGCATCACGATAAGTAAAATTACAACTTACCCAACACAATCATGTTCAGATGCAATATCTAAAATGAAAATCTAAAATGAAATAGCCTGAATTCACCAGTTTATCAAACATGAACAATCcttatcatttaaaaaagttATCTTATATTTTCTTACATCTTGAACTCTCTATGTTCATCTCTCCCTGGGAAGTACAGTAGCTGTACATTAGGTAAAAAGACACACAGTGATGCAAACTGCATGTATGAATAGTTACATTTGAAATGATCCACCTCTCGAAAATGTTTCTCCATTTGTGCTCGCTCCTGTTCTGCAGCACTAGTTATATACTGAAAAACCACAACTTTATTTACATCTGCACCATGAACGCACAACAGAGCTGAGAAGGGAAAAGGCGATGTGGTTATGTTGCAAGCGACGCCGTGGGATATCATTATTTTCTTATCACTCCATACCGCCAGCTTGAAGCAG
This window encodes:
- the LOC116329173 gene encoding hepatitis A virus cellular receptor 1 homolog isoform X1, which gives rise to MCGLFCFCLWILIRVSFSTRVTGLIGHNVTLTCRYDAKTYGVLSFCWGKDRVPTSKCSNTILSSTGEAVFYRGSSRYQLLGRVTNGDLSLTILNAQREDAGVYGCRVEIPGWFNDHKVNIELIIEEGALEQPVTQSYTITTAGTTGATEILTVSASESVEVGHQQMDAVQSETDQVNFFSNIGNIGRMAGLLLLTIIIILCFIFRRMFLMKEALKHHNSITAENVYESIAMT
- the LOC116329173 gene encoding hepatitis A virus cellular receptor 1 homolog isoform X2 produces the protein MSFSTRVTGLIGHNVTLTCRYDAKTYGVLSFCWGKDRVPTSKCSNTILSSTGEAVFYRGSSRYQLLGRVTNGDLSLTILNAQREDAGVYGCRVEIPGWFNDHKVNIELIIEEGALEQPVTQSYTITTAGTTGATEILTVSASESVEVGHQQMDAVQSETDQVNFFSNIGNIGRMAGLLLLTIIIILCFIFRRMFLMKEALKHHNSITAENVYESIAMT